The Vibrio fortis DNA segment AAGCACACGAGCCTCGATAAGCATTGCGGGGCCAAGTGGTGTAGCGGCTATCCGCATAAAAAGAAAAGAGCCACCCCAAATTGAGGCGAGTATCAGTAGTTTAGCGAAACTTAGCATGGCTTATGACTCAAGCGTTCAAAAAAGCGACTATGGAGCAATTACCCGTAATACACAAGCCAATGTTATAAAAATGTTGTCTAGCTCATCTTCAAATTTGTCATGTTAATTTAGGAACAAAATGACCTCATTCTGTTCTGTTTTATGTTCCGGTTTCTGGCCTTAATCTATCTATCGTTGATTTAACGATTAGGAATAGATGCCATGAAAATCGAACACATAGCGATTTGGACTAAACAACTAGAAGTACTGAAACGATTTTATGAAGATTACTTTGGTGCGACGTCTAACCAGAAATACCATAATCCAACTAAAGGTTTCTCTTCCTACTTCCTATCTTTTGATAGCGGCAGTCGTTTGGAGATCATGGAGATGGACTCGGTACCTGAATCGAAAGATGATATTTACGATCAGTTTACAGGTTTCATCCATATGGCCGTTTCACTGGGTTCAGAACAGGCAGTCGATGATTTAACCCAACGCTTGGTTGAAGATGGTTATGAGCGATTAGATGGCCCGAGAAGGACTGGCGATGGCTATTATGAGAGCTGTGTCCTCGATCCTGATGGCAATCGCCTAGAACTTACCGTTT contains these protein-coding regions:
- a CDS encoding VOC family protein — protein: MKIEHIAIWTKQLEVLKRFYEDYFGATSNQKYHNPTKGFSSYFLSFDSGSRLEIMEMDSVPESKDDIYDQFTGFIHMAVSLGSEQAVDDLTQRLVEDGYERLDGPRRTGDGYYESCVLDPDGNRLELTV